The Pseudomonas parafulva genome includes a window with the following:
- a CDS encoding MFS transporter — translation MFSWYRQITSRERKTFWACFGGWSLDALEVQMFGLAIPALIAAFSLSKGDAGLISGLTLVTSAIGGWLGGTLSDRYGRVRTLQWMILWFSCFTFLSAFVTGFYPLLFVKAMQGFGIGGEWAAGAVLMAETINPKYRGKVMGTVQSAWAVGWGLAVALFTLIYSLVPQEFAWRVMFFVGLLPSLLIIWVRRNVPEPDSFQRLQKQNAIPQGFFASMAGIFRPELLRVTLLGGLLGLGAHGGYHAVMTWLPTFLKTERNLSVLNSGGYLAVIIFAFWCGCVVSGLLIDRIGRRRNILLFALCCVLTVQAYVFFPLSNTQMLFLGFPLGFFAAGIPASLGAFFNELYPADVRGAGVGFCYNFGRVLSAVFPFLVGHMSESMSLGTAIGIDAGIAYGVAVIAALCLPETRGRNLEPAPQAPGVAAQ, via the coding sequence ATGTTCAGCTGGTACCGCCAAATAACATCGCGCGAACGCAAGACCTTCTGGGCCTGTTTTGGGGGCTGGTCGCTCGATGCGCTGGAAGTGCAGATGTTCGGCCTGGCCATTCCCGCGCTGATCGCGGCTTTCTCGCTGTCCAAAGGCGATGCGGGCCTGATCAGCGGCCTGACCCTGGTGACCTCCGCGATCGGCGGTTGGCTTGGCGGAACCCTGTCGGATCGGTACGGCCGTGTGCGCACGTTGCAATGGATGATCCTGTGGTTCTCCTGCTTCACGTTCCTCTCGGCTTTCGTGACAGGGTTCTATCCACTGCTGTTCGTCAAGGCCATGCAAGGCTTTGGCATTGGTGGGGAGTGGGCGGCCGGGGCCGTGCTGATGGCCGAGACCATCAACCCCAAGTACCGCGGCAAGGTCATGGGCACGGTGCAAAGCGCCTGGGCGGTAGGCTGGGGCCTGGCGGTGGCGTTGTTCACCTTGATCTATTCGCTGGTGCCGCAGGAATTCGCCTGGCGTGTGATGTTCTTCGTTGGCCTGTTGCCGTCGTTGCTGATCATCTGGGTGCGTCGCAACGTGCCAGAACCGGACAGCTTTCAACGCCTGCAGAAACAGAACGCCATTCCCCAGGGCTTCTTCGCCTCGATGGCCGGGATCTTTCGCCCTGAACTGCTGCGTGTCACGCTGCTGGGCGGCTTGCTGGGCCTCGGGGCGCATGGTGGCTACCATGCGGTGATGACCTGGCTGCCGACCTTCCTCAAGACCGAACGCAACCTGTCGGTGCTCAATTCCGGTGGCTACCTGGCGGTGATCATCTTCGCGTTCTGGTGTGGCTGTGTCGTCAGCGGGCTGCTGATCGATCGCATCGGCAGGCGTCGCAACATCCTGCTGTTTGCGCTGTGCTGCGTGCTGACGGTTCAGGCCTATGTCTTCTTCCCGTTGAGCAACACCCAGATGCTGTTCCTGGGTTTCCCGTTGGGCTTCTTCGCAGCCGGTATTCCGGCAAGCCTCGGCGCCTTCTTCAACGAGCTGTACCCTGCCGACGTGCGCGGAGCAGGGGTGGGCTTCTGCTACAACTTCGGCCGTGTGCTCTCGGCTGTCTTCCCATTCCTGGTCGGACACATGAGCGAATCCATGTCGCTGGGTACCGCCATCGGCATCGATGCCGGCATCGCCTACGGCGTGGCGGTGATCGCCGCGCTGTGCCTGCCAGAAACACGCGGCCGCAACCTCGAACCTGCCCCGCAAGCACCCGGTGTGGCCGCCCAGTAA
- a CDS encoding GntR family transcriptional regulator has protein sequence MLPLASDTRLPRYQQLRDHLLAQIANNRWHPGEAIPTEAALATEFDLSVGTVRKAIDALVAEGVLERQQGRGTFIRRPQFQSSLFRFFRFEAVNGERVVPMSRILGMNVVAAPSAVAQALGLAPAADVIHLQRLRLLDAQPVLAEDIWLPRQPFKLLLETDLDSKGPLLYPIYEQVCGQVVAAAEETLTAEAVDQVHGRLLQVPAGSPIVVIERLARDYAGKPLEWRRSRGHAQHFRYRIDIR, from the coding sequence ATGCTTCCACTCGCCAGCGACACACGACTGCCACGCTACCAACAGCTACGCGACCATCTGTTAGCCCAGATTGCCAACAATCGCTGGCACCCCGGTGAAGCGATTCCCACCGAGGCTGCGCTGGCGACCGAATTCGACCTGTCGGTAGGCACCGTGCGCAAGGCCATCGATGCGCTGGTGGCCGAAGGCGTGCTTGAGCGTCAGCAGGGGCGAGGCACCTTCATCCGCCGTCCACAGTTCCAATCCTCGCTGTTTCGCTTCTTCCGCTTTGAGGCGGTCAACGGCGAGCGTGTCGTGCCGATGAGTCGCATCCTGGGAATGAACGTCGTGGCGGCCCCGTCTGCCGTGGCCCAGGCCTTGGGGCTGGCCCCCGCAGCCGATGTGATCCACTTGCAGCGCCTTCGTCTGCTCGACGCCCAGCCCGTGCTGGCCGAGGACATCTGGCTGCCCCGCCAGCCGTTTAAGTTGCTGCTGGAGACCGATCTGGATAGCAAGGGCCCGTTGCTTTACCCGATCTACGAACAGGTGTGTGGGCAAGTGGTCGCTGCTGCCGAAGAGACCCTGACTGCCGAGGCCGTGGATCAAGTACACGGGCGCCTTCTGCAGGTACCGGCTGGCAGCCCGATCGTGGTGATCGAGCGGCTGGCCCGTGACTACGCCGGTAAGCCCCTGGAGTGGCGCCGGTCGCGAGGGCACGCGCAGCACTTCCGTTACCGCATCGATATTCGCTGA
- a CDS encoding PAS domain-containing hybrid sensor histidine kinase/response regulator yields the protein MSLSSGLIAAVALAYMAVMFAIAFYGDRRSTPLPPKLRAWVYSLSLAVYCTSWTFFGAVGQAAEQLWAFLPIYLGPVLLLVFAPWVVQKMVLISKQQNITSIADFIAARYGKSQTLAVVVALICLVGVLPYIALQLKGIVLGVNLLIGASADATGTRVQDTALVVSLVLALFAIVFGTRSLDVTEHHRGMVLAIAFESLIKLLAFLAVGIFVVFNLYDGFDDLFTQARQSIELHDYWTETINWPSMVVQTAVAMMAIICLPRQFHVTVVENIEPQDMRLARWVFPIYLALAALFVVPIALAGQMLLPGTVISDSFVISLPLAEAHPSLALLAFIGGASAATGMVIVEAVALSTMVSNDMLLPWLLRRNNAERPFEVFRHWMLSVRRVTIVVILLLAYVSYRLLGSTASLATIGQIAFAAVTQLTPAMLGALYWKQANRRGVFAGLAAGIFLWFYTLVLPIAAHSLGWSLQVFPGLAWLHGNPLNLPISPLTQGVVLSLAGNFTLFAWVSLLSRTRVSEHWQAGRFIGQQTSARPSSKPLLAVQIDDLLTLASRFVGEERARQSFIRFAYRQGKGFNPNQNADGDWIEHTERLLAGVLGSSSTRAVVKAAIEGRDMQLEDVVRIADEASEVLQFNRALLQGAIENINQGISVVDQNLHLVAWNRRYLELFNYPDGLISVGRPIADIIRYNAERGLCGPGEAQVHVARRLHWMRQGRAHSSERLFPNGRVIELIGNPMPGGGFVMSFTDITPFREAEQALRHANESLEQRVAERTYELSQLNQALTEAKSHAEAVSQSKTRFLAAVSHDLMQPLNAARLFSAALSQQAEGMTEEARQLVQHMDSSLRSAEELISDLLDISRLENGKITPDAKPFALNELFDTLGAEFKVLAAEKGLAFRLRGSRLRVNSDIKLLRRVLQNFLTNALRYGKSPILLGARRQGERLWLEVWDRGPGIADDKLHVIFQEFKRLDSHQTRAEKGLGLGLAIADGLCRVLGHTLEVRSWPGKGTVFRVSVPISQQPALVTSAVEQRSEPLAGLQVLCVDNEDSILIGMNSLLSRWGCQVWTARSRSECEALLAEGMRPHLALVDYHLDEGDTGTRLMGWLRTRLGEPVPGVVISADGSKETVALVHAAGLDYLPKPVKPAALRALLNRHLSLVQ from the coding sequence ATGTCGTTGTCCAGCGGGCTGATCGCCGCGGTCGCCCTGGCCTATATGGCCGTCATGTTCGCCATCGCCTTCTATGGCGACCGGCGCAGCACCCCATTGCCGCCCAAATTGCGTGCCTGGGTGTACAGCCTGTCGCTGGCGGTGTATTGCACCAGCTGGACGTTCTTCGGCGCGGTCGGACAAGCGGCCGAGCAGCTGTGGGCATTCCTGCCGATCTACCTGGGGCCGGTATTGCTCCTGGTCTTCGCACCCTGGGTGGTGCAGAAGATGGTGCTGATCAGCAAACAGCAGAACATCACTTCCATCGCCGACTTCATCGCCGCCCGCTACGGCAAGTCCCAGACGCTGGCCGTGGTGGTGGCCCTGATCTGCCTGGTGGGGGTGCTGCCCTACATCGCCTTGCAGCTCAAGGGCATCGTACTGGGCGTCAACCTGTTGATCGGCGCCAGTGCAGACGCCACCGGCACACGCGTACAGGACACAGCGCTAGTGGTGTCGCTGGTGCTGGCGTTGTTCGCCATCGTATTCGGCACGCGCAGCCTGGATGTCACCGAGCACCACCGGGGCATGGTGCTGGCGATCGCGTTCGAGTCGTTGATCAAGCTGCTGGCGTTTCTGGCCGTGGGGATCTTCGTCGTCTTTAACCTCTACGATGGGTTCGATGACCTGTTCACCCAGGCGCGCCAGTCCATCGAACTGCACGATTACTGGACGGAGACCATCAACTGGCCGTCGATGGTGGTCCAGACGGCCGTTGCCATGATGGCCATCATCTGCCTGCCACGGCAGTTTCATGTGACCGTTGTGGAAAACATCGAGCCGCAGGACATGCGCCTGGCACGCTGGGTGTTCCCGATTTACCTGGCCCTGGCCGCCCTGTTCGTGGTGCCCATCGCCCTGGCGGGGCAGATGCTGCTGCCGGGTACGGTGATATCGGACTCATTCGTGATCAGCCTGCCCCTGGCCGAGGCACACCCCAGCCTGGCGCTGCTGGCATTCATCGGTGGCGCGTCAGCTGCTACCGGCATGGTCATCGTCGAGGCGGTAGCGCTGTCGACCATGGTGTCCAACGACATGCTGCTGCCCTGGTTGCTGCGTCGCAACAACGCCGAGCGACCATTCGAGGTGTTCCGGCACTGGATGCTTTCGGTTCGGCGGGTCACCATCGTGGTCATCCTGCTGCTGGCGTACGTCAGTTACCGCCTGCTGGGCTCCACGGCCAGCCTGGCGACCATCGGCCAGATCGCGTTCGCCGCCGTGACCCAATTGACGCCCGCCATGCTCGGCGCGCTGTACTGGAAGCAGGCTAACCGCCGGGGCGTTTTTGCAGGCCTGGCGGCGGGTATTTTCCTGTGGTTCTACACCCTGGTGCTGCCCATCGCCGCCCACAGTCTGGGCTGGTCGCTGCAGGTGTTTCCAGGGTTGGCGTGGTTGCATGGCAACCCGTTGAATCTGCCGATCAGCCCGCTGACCCAAGGCGTGGTGCTATCGCTTGCCGGCAACTTCACCCTGTTTGCCTGGGTCTCGCTGCTGTCGCGTACCCGCGTGTCCGAGCACTGGCAAGCGGGCCGCTTCATTGGCCAGCAGACCAGCGCCCGCCCCAGCAGCAAGCCGCTGCTGGCGGTGCAGATCGACGACCTGCTGACCTTGGCATCGCGTTTCGTGGGTGAGGAGCGCGCGCGGCAGAGCTTCATTCGGTTCGCCTATCGCCAGGGCAAGGGCTTCAACCCCAACCAGAACGCCGACGGTGACTGGATCGAACACACCGAGCGGTTGTTGGCCGGTGTCTTGGGCAGTTCGTCTACCCGTGCAGTAGTCAAGGCAGCCATCGAGGGCCGCGACATGCAGCTCGAAGACGTGGTGCGCATTGCCGATGAAGCGAGCGAGGTGCTGCAGTTCAACCGGGCGTTGCTGCAGGGCGCCATCGAGAACATCAACCAGGGCATCAGTGTGGTCGACCAGAACCTGCACCTGGTGGCCTGGAACCGGCGTTACCTTGAGCTGTTCAATTACCCGGACGGGCTGATCAGCGTGGGACGGCCCATTGCCGACATCATTCGCTATAACGCTGAGCGCGGCCTGTGCGGCCCAGGGGAAGCCCAGGTGCACGTGGCCCGGCGTCTGCACTGGATGCGCCAGGGCCGGGCTCACTCGTCCGAGCGGCTGTTCCCCAATGGGCGCGTGATCGAGTTGATCGGCAACCCGATGCCAGGTGGCGGTTTCGTCATGAGCTTTACCGACATCACGCCGTTTCGCGAAGCCGAGCAAGCGCTGCGCCACGCCAACGAAAGCCTTGAGCAACGCGTGGCAGAGCGCACCTACGAGCTGTCGCAACTGAACCAGGCGCTGACCGAAGCCAAGAGCCATGCCGAAGCGGTCAGCCAGTCCAAGACCCGCTTCCTGGCTGCGGTCAGCCACGACCTGATGCAGCCGCTCAACGCCGCCAGGCTGTTTTCTGCGGCGTTGTCGCAGCAAGCCGAAGGCATGACCGAAGAAGCCCGGCAACTGGTCCAGCACATGGACAGTTCACTGCGTTCGGCCGAGGAGCTGATCAGCGACCTGCTGGACATCTCGCGCCTGGAAAACGGCAAGATCACCCCCGACGCCAAGCCGTTTGCCCTGAACGAGCTGTTCGACACCCTTGGGGCGGAATTCAAGGTGTTGGCTGCCGAGAAAGGCCTGGCGTTTCGCCTGCGCGGTAGCCGCCTGCGGGTCAACAGTGACATCAAACTGCTGCGCCGTGTGCTGCAGAACTTCCTCACCAACGCCCTGCGCTATGGCAAGAGCCCGATCCTGCTGGGGGCTCGCCGCCAGGGCGAGCGCCTGTGGCTGGAAGTCTGGGACAGGGGGCCCGGCATCGCCGACGACAAGCTGCACGTGATCTTCCAGGAGTTCAAACGCCTGGACAGCCATCAGACCCGCGCCGAAAAAGGCCTGGGCCTGGGCCTGGCGATCGCTGACGGACTGTGCCGGGTCCTGGGCCACACACTGGAGGTACGTTCCTGGCCAGGCAAGGGGACAGTGTTCCGCGTAAGCGTACCGATCTCTCAACAACCAGCCCTCGTCACTTCGGCGGTAGAGCAGCGCAGCGAGCCGCTGGCCGGGCTGCAGGTGCTGTGCGTCGACAACGAAGACAGCATCCTGATTGGCATGAACAGCCTGCTCAGCCGCTGGGGCTGCCAGGTGTGGACCGCACGCAGCCGCAGCGAGTGCGAGGCGCTGCTGGCCGAGGGCATGCGTCCGCACCTGGCCTTGGTGGACTACCACCTGGATGAAGGCGACACCGGCACGCGCTTGATGGGCTGGCTACGCACTCGGTTGGGCGAACCGGTGCCTGGGGTGGTCATCAGCGCCGACGGCAGCAAGGAAACCGTCGCACTGGTGCATGCCGCAGGCCTGGACTATCTGCCCAAGCCGGTGAAGCCCGCTGCCTTGCGGGCCCTGCTCAACCGTCATCTGAGCCTGGTGCAGTAA
- the rmuC gene encoding DNA recombination protein RmuC, whose amino-acid sequence MLEERLNAAQLAQAGLQAQLDASRDEVSDLSEANTLKQTQLAAQGRELELLQIERDNARDAAHAWNLERATREAEQRRLESQAARLEAELREQQESHQQRLEDLQEARDTLRAQFADMATKIFDEREQRFAQTSQQHLGQLLDPLKERIQAFEKRVEESYQQEARERFSLGKELERLQQLNLRLSDEATNLTQALKGQKTQGNWGELILERVLEHAGLEKGREYQTQVSLKSADGERFQPDVLIMLPGNKQVVVDAKVSLTAYQQFVSGNDEAALKQHVQSLRSHVKGLSSKDYSRLEGLHSLDFVLLFVPIEAAFSAALQAEPNLFQEAFDRQIVIVSPTTLLATLRVIDSLWKQERQGQNAREIAERAGWLYDKFVLFIQDLDELGSRLQQVDKAYAAARNKLCEGRGNLVSRSEQLKLLGARASKSLAPDLLERAFADEAPDQALTAPGSDDG is encoded by the coding sequence TTGCTTGAAGAGCGTCTGAACGCAGCGCAGCTGGCCCAGGCCGGTTTGCAGGCGCAACTCGATGCCAGTCGTGATGAAGTCAGTGACCTCAGCGAAGCCAATACCCTCAAGCAGACGCAGCTTGCAGCCCAGGGCCGAGAGCTGGAGCTGCTGCAGATCGAGCGGGACAATGCCCGCGACGCCGCCCATGCCTGGAACCTGGAGCGCGCTACCCGCGAGGCAGAGCAGCGCCGCCTGGAGTCTCAGGCCGCACGCCTGGAAGCCGAGCTGCGAGAGCAGCAGGAAAGCCACCAGCAGCGTCTCGAGGACCTGCAGGAGGCCCGCGATACCCTGCGTGCCCAGTTTGCCGACATGGCCACCAAGATCTTCGATGAGCGCGAACAGCGCTTTGCCCAGACCAGCCAGCAGCACCTTGGCCAACTGCTCGACCCATTGAAGGAGCGCATCCAGGCGTTCGAAAAACGTGTCGAGGAAAGCTACCAGCAGGAAGCCCGCGAGCGCTTTTCGCTGGGCAAGGAGCTCGAGCGCCTGCAGCAACTGAACCTGCGCCTGTCCGATGAAGCGACCAACCTCACCCAGGCGCTCAAGGGGCAGAAAACCCAGGGTAACTGGGGCGAGCTGATCCTGGAGCGCGTGCTCGAACACGCAGGGCTCGAAAAGGGCAGGGAGTACCAGACGCAGGTCAGCCTCAAGAGCGCTGACGGTGAGCGCTTCCAGCCCGATGTGCTGATCATGTTGCCGGGCAACAAACAGGTGGTGGTCGATGCCAAGGTAAGCCTAACGGCCTACCAGCAGTTCGTGTCAGGCAACGACGAGGCGGCGCTCAAGCAGCACGTCCAGTCCCTGCGCAGTCACGTCAAGGGCCTGTCAAGCAAGGACTACAGCCGTCTCGAAGGCCTGCACAGCCTGGATTTCGTGCTGCTGTTCGTGCCCATCGAGGCCGCGTTCTCGGCGGCGTTGCAGGCCGAGCCCAACCTGTTCCAGGAAGCCTTCGACCGGCAAATCGTCATCGTCAGCCCCACCACCTTACTGGCCACGTTGCGGGTGATAGACAGTTTGTGGAAGCAGGAACGCCAAGGCCAGAACGCCCGGGAAATCGCCGAACGTGCCGGGTGGCTGTACGACAAGTTCGTGCTGTTTATCCAGGACCTGGATGAACTGGGCAGCCGCCTGCAACAGGTGGACAAGGCCTACGCGGCAGCCCGTAACAAACTGTGCGAAGGGCGCGGCAACCTGGTCAGTCGCAGCGAGCAGCTCAAGCTGCTCGGCGCCCGGGCCAGCAAAAGCCTGGCGCCCGACTTGCTCGAACGCGCCTTCGCCGATGAAGCGCCCGACCAGGCGCTTACTGCACCAGGCTCAGATGACGGTTGA
- a CDS encoding sel1 repeat family protein, which yields MKSRSKQLASPMPSSAQRPGRFTLKVALWLLDSSRLGDKPQVKHLAGRLLKRPAREGVVVAQSRLGQMLCRDCGSARDRRIGHDLLRQAARAGDCRAQVEYARACRASAPEQARSWLELAAGKGSQEARRLLRQWFGH from the coding sequence ATGAAGTCTCGCAGCAAACAACTCGCCAGCCCCATGCCCTCGTCTGCACAGCGCCCTGGACGGTTCACGCTCAAAGTTGCCCTGTGGCTACTCGACAGTTCGCGTTTGGGCGACAAACCACAGGTCAAGCACCTGGCTGGGCGGTTACTCAAGCGCCCAGCGCGCGAGGGTGTGGTGGTGGCTCAAAGCCGCCTGGGACAGATGCTTTGCCGCGACTGCGGCAGCGCCCGTGATCGGCGTATCGGCCATGACCTGCTCCGTCAGGCCGCACGCGCAGGCGATTGTCGCGCCCAGGTGGAGTATGCCCGAGCGTGCCGGGCGTCTGCGCCCGAGCAGGCTCGCAGCTGGCTGGAGTTGGCGGCCGGGAAGGGATCCCAGGAGGCCCGCCGTTTGCTGCGTCAGTGGTTCGGGCACTGA
- a CDS encoding MFS transporter, with the protein MSHSSQFTLLGKRRFLPFFITQSLGAFNDNLFKQSLILAILFKLSLGDGDRSIWVNLCALLFILPFFLFSALGGQFGEKFPKDALIRVIKLAEIGIMSVGALGFATNHLALMLVALFGMGTHSALFGPVKYSILPQALREQELVGGNGLVETGTFLAILAGTIGAGVMMSAENYATVVAGGVVGTAVLGYLASRWIPRAAAASPHMKLDWNIFRQSWTILRMGLAQPPAVSRSIVGNSWFWFVGAIYLTQIPAYAKDWLHGDGTVVTLVLTLFSVGIALGSLLCERLSGRKVEIGLVPFGSFGLTVFGLLWWWHSGDVPSAASAHDWLDLLGLHQAWWILLSIVGLGVFGGFYIVPLYALIQSRTAVDERARVIAANNILNALFMVVSALLTMVLLGVAGLDIPQLFLVVSLLNIAVNAYIFSIVPEFTMRFLIWLLSHSMYRVKHQGLQHIPDEGAALLVCNHVSFVDALLLAGAIRRPIRFVMYYKIYNLPVLNFVFRTAGAIPIAGRSEDLATYERAFTRIARYLADGELVCIFPEGKLTGDGEIDVFKGGLSHILEQTPVPVIPLALQGLWGSFFSRDPAKGFFRRMWSRVTVVAGSAIPAQEALPERLREQVIGLRAGNR; encoded by the coding sequence ATGAGTCATTCCTCGCAATTCACCTTGCTCGGCAAGCGGCGCTTCCTGCCTTTTTTCATTACCCAGTCGCTCGGTGCGTTCAACGACAACCTGTTCAAGCAGTCGCTGATCCTGGCCATCCTGTTCAAGCTGAGCCTTGGGGACGGTGACCGGTCCATCTGGGTCAATCTGTGTGCCTTGCTGTTCATCCTGCCGTTCTTTCTTTTCTCGGCGCTGGGTGGGCAGTTCGGGGAGAAGTTTCCCAAGGACGCGCTCATTCGGGTGATCAAGCTGGCGGAGATCGGCATCATGTCGGTCGGCGCGCTGGGGTTTGCGACCAATCACCTGGCCCTCATGCTGGTGGCCTTGTTCGGCATGGGTACCCATTCGGCGCTGTTCGGGCCGGTGAAGTACTCGATCCTGCCCCAGGCGCTGCGCGAGCAAGAGCTGGTCGGCGGCAATGGGCTAGTAGAGACGGGCACCTTCCTGGCCATCCTCGCCGGCACCATCGGCGCCGGGGTAATGATGTCAGCCGAAAACTACGCCACGGTGGTAGCCGGGGGCGTAGTGGGCACTGCTGTACTGGGCTACCTGGCCAGCCGCTGGATTCCCCGCGCCGCTGCTGCCTCACCGCACATGAAGCTGGACTGGAACATCTTCAGGCAGTCGTGGACCATCCTGCGCATGGGCCTTGCCCAGCCGCCTGCGGTATCGCGCTCGATCGTCGGCAACTCCTGGTTCTGGTTCGTCGGTGCTATTTACCTGACCCAGATCCCGGCCTACGCCAAAGACTGGCTGCACGGCGATGGCACCGTGGTCACCTTGGTGCTGACGCTGTTCTCGGTGGGCATCGCCCTGGGTTCCTTGTTGTGTGAGCGCCTGAGCGGGCGCAAGGTGGAAATCGGCCTGGTGCCGTTCGGCTCCTTCGGCCTGACCGTGTTCGGCCTGCTGTGGTGGTGGCATTCCGGGGATGTGCCGAGCGCCGCCAGCGCCCATGACTGGCTCGACCTGCTGGGCCTGCACCAAGCGTGGTGGATTCTGCTGTCCATCGTCGGGCTCGGGGTGTTCGGCGGGTTCTATATCGTGCCGCTGTACGCGTTGATTCAGTCACGCACGGCCGTGGACGAGCGCGCGCGGGTGATCGCTGCCAACAACATCCTCAATGCATTGTTCATGGTGGTGTCGGCCCTGTTGACCATGGTTTTGCTGGGCGTGGCTGGGCTGGACATTCCCCAGCTGTTTTTGGTCGTCTCGCTGCTGAACATCGCCGTCAACGCCTACATATTCAGCATCGTGCCCGAATTCACCATGCGGTTTCTCATCTGGCTGCTCAGTCACTCGATGTACCGCGTCAAGCACCAGGGGTTGCAGCACATTCCCGATGAAGGCGCGGCATTGCTGGTGTGCAACCACGTGTCGTTCGTCGATGCCCTGTTGCTCGCTGGCGCCATACGCCGTCCTATTCGTTTCGTCATGTACTACAAGATCTACAACCTGCCCGTGTTGAACTTCGTGTTTCGCACCGCGGGCGCCATACCCATTGCCGGGCGTAGCGAGGACCTGGCGACATACGAGCGCGCCTTCACCCGCATTGCCCGTTACCTGGCTGACGGCGAGCTTGTGTGCATCTTTCCCGAGGGCAAATTGACAGGGGACGGTGAGATCGACGTGTTCAAGGGCGGCCTGAGCCATATTCTTGAACAGACGCCCGTGCCAGTGATTCCCCTGGCGCTGCAAGGGCTATGGGGCAGTTTCTTCAGTCGCGACCCGGCCAAAGGGTTTTTCAGAAGAATGTGGTCCCGGGTGACTGTCGTGGCAGGCAGCGCCATCCCTGCACAGGAGGCGCTACCGGAGCGGCTGCGCGAGCAGGTCATTGGCCTGCGCGCAGGCAACCGCTGA
- a CDS encoding amidohydrolase family protein codes for MPHDPTCSVIAIDSHAHVFSQGLTLARERRYAPAYDAPLADYLSQLQAHGFSHGVLVQPSFLGADNGYLLGALQAAQGRLRGVVMLEPDAARQTLIRMDQLGVRGVRLNLMGQPLPDLAAPQWRHRFECMAELGWHVELHRHLADIPTLVRALQPYGLDIVIDHLGRPDARNGLGQAGFAELLTLGGQGNVWVKVSGIYRLEGSPEQNVLFARQALGALEAHYGAERLMWGSDWPHTQHERAMSFGQALEQFEALGCSAQLRQALLVDTARTLFGFA; via the coding sequence ATGCCTCACGACCCTACTTGCTCCGTTATTGCCATCGACAGCCATGCCCACGTGTTCAGCCAAGGGCTGACACTGGCGCGCGAGCGCCGTTATGCCCCCGCGTACGATGCGCCGTTGGCTGACTATCTCAGCCAGTTGCAGGCGCACGGTTTCAGTCATGGCGTTCTGGTACAGCCCAGTTTCCTGGGTGCCGACAATGGCTATCTGCTGGGCGCTCTGCAGGCCGCTCAGGGGCGCCTGCGGGGGGTGGTGATGCTTGAGCCGGACGCTGCCCGCCAAACCCTCATCCGGATGGACCAGCTAGGGGTCAGAGGCGTGCGCCTGAACCTCATGGGGCAACCGCTACCGGACCTTGCGGCCCCGCAGTGGCGCCATCGCTTCGAATGCATGGCCGAGCTGGGCTGGCACGTCGAGCTGCATCGACACCTGGCGGACATTCCCACCCTGGTGCGGGCGCTGCAACCGTATGGGCTGGATATCGTCATCGACCACCTGGGAAGGCCCGATGCGCGCAACGGGCTGGGGCAAGCGGGTTTCGCCGAGCTGCTGACCCTGGGCGGGCAGGGTAATGTCTGGGTGAAGGTTTCCGGTATCTACCGTCTGGAAGGCTCGCCCGAGCAGAACGTGCTGTTCGCCCGCCAGGCGCTGGGCGCGCTGGAAGCGCATTATGGGGCCGAGCGCCTGATGTGGGGCAGCGACTGGCCGCATACGCAGCATGAAAGAGCGATGAGTTTTGGCCAGGCCCTTGAGCAATTCGAGGCACTGGGGTGCTCGGCTCAGTTGCGTCAGGCACTGCTTGTCGATACGGCCAGAACGCTGTTTGGCTTCGCTTGA